A window of the Aeromicrobium phoceense genome harbors these coding sequences:
- the clpB gene encoding ATP-dependent chaperone ClpB, translating to MDLNNLTTRSQQALAAAMQQAAAAGNPTVEPAHLLRALLTQQGGTAAPLLTAAGADPQTVLTELEAVIDRLPSASGSTVGNPQLARATHEVLQRAIDLAGELGDEFVSSEHLTVGIATVAGPAQQLLASRGATPETLTAAFEAVRGGARVTSQDAEDQYQSLEKYGIDLTALAREGKLDPVIGRDAEIRRVVQVLSRRTKNNPVLIGEPGVGKTAVVEGLAQRIIDGDVPESLRGRRLVSLDLGAMVAGAKYRGEFEERLKAVLAEIKESNGQVVTFIDELHTVVGAGATGDSAMDAGNMLKPMLARGELRMIGATTLDEYRESIEKDPALERRFQQVYVGEPSVEDTIAILRGLKEKYEAHHKVEIADAALVAAASLSHRYIPGRQLPDKAIDLIDEASSRLRMEIDSSPVEIDELRRGVDRLKMEELHLENEKDEASQERLAKLRQELADKQETLRSLEQRWEAEKQGLNAVGEIKERIDEARIAADRAQREGDMATASRLLYGEIPQMEQQLADAQAAEASVADDRMVHEEVGSDDIAEVVASWTGIPTGRLLEGETAKLLHMEDELGKRLIGQRDAVRAVSDAVRRARAGVSDPDRPTGSFLFLGPTGVGKTELAKSLADFLFDDERAIVRIDMSEYGEKHSVARLVGAPPGYVGYDEGGQLTEAVRRRPYSVVLLDEVEKAHPEVFDVLLQVLDDGRLTDGQGRTVDFRNVILILTSNLGSSFLVDPALDDAAKRDKVMDVVRMSFKPEFLNRLDEVVMFDALGVEDLTHIVDLQLASLGQRLAPRRITLDVTSAAKEWLALTGWDPAYGARPLRRLVQQAIGDRLARELLAGEVRDGDTVLVDREPDADELVVRRA from the coding sequence ATGGACCTGAACAACCTCACCACGCGAAGCCAGCAGGCCCTCGCTGCCGCGATGCAGCAGGCCGCTGCCGCCGGCAACCCCACCGTGGAGCCGGCGCACCTGCTCCGAGCCCTGCTCACCCAGCAGGGCGGTACCGCCGCGCCGCTGCTCACCGCGGCCGGCGCTGATCCCCAGACCGTGCTGACCGAGCTCGAGGCCGTCATCGACCGGCTCCCCAGCGCCAGCGGCTCCACCGTCGGCAACCCGCAGCTGGCGCGCGCCACCCACGAGGTGCTGCAGCGCGCGATCGACCTCGCGGGCGAGCTGGGCGACGAGTTCGTCTCCAGCGAGCACCTCACCGTGGGCATCGCCACCGTCGCGGGCCCGGCCCAGCAGCTGCTCGCCTCCCGGGGCGCCACGCCCGAGACGCTGACCGCGGCCTTCGAGGCCGTGCGCGGCGGCGCGCGCGTCACCAGCCAGGACGCCGAGGACCAGTACCAGTCGCTGGAGAAGTACGGCATCGACCTCACCGCCCTGGCCCGCGAGGGCAAGCTCGACCCGGTGATCGGCCGCGACGCCGAGATCCGCCGCGTCGTCCAGGTGCTGAGCCGCCGCACGAAGAACAACCCCGTGCTGATCGGCGAGCCCGGCGTCGGCAAGACCGCCGTCGTCGAGGGGCTCGCCCAGCGCATCATCGACGGCGACGTGCCCGAGTCGCTGCGCGGCCGCCGGCTCGTCAGCCTCGACCTCGGAGCGATGGTCGCCGGCGCGAAGTACCGCGGCGAGTTCGAGGAGCGGCTCAAGGCCGTCCTCGCCGAGATCAAGGAGAGCAACGGCCAGGTCGTCACGTTCATCGACGAGCTGCACACTGTCGTGGGCGCCGGCGCCACCGGTGACTCCGCGATGGACGCGGGCAACATGCTCAAGCCGATGCTGGCCCGCGGCGAGCTGCGGATGATCGGCGCCACCACGCTCGACGAGTACCGCGAGTCGATCGAGAAGGACCCCGCGCTGGAGCGCCGCTTCCAGCAGGTCTACGTCGGCGAGCCGAGCGTGGAGGACACGATCGCGATCCTGCGCGGCCTCAAGGAGAAGTACGAGGCCCACCACAAGGTCGAGATCGCCGACGCCGCTCTCGTGGCCGCCGCGAGCCTCTCGCACCGCTACATCCCCGGCCGCCAGCTGCCCGACAAGGCGATCGACCTCATCGACGAGGCGTCCAGCCGGCTGCGGATGGAGATCGACTCCAGCCCCGTCGAGATCGACGAGCTCCGCCGCGGCGTGGACCGCCTGAAGATGGAGGAGCTGCACCTGGAGAACGAGAAGGACGAGGCGAGCCAGGAGCGCCTGGCCAAGCTCCGCCAAGAGCTGGCCGACAAGCAGGAGACGCTGCGCTCGCTCGAGCAGCGGTGGGAGGCCGAGAAGCAGGGCCTCAACGCCGTCGGCGAGATCAAGGAGCGCATCGACGAGGCACGCATCGCCGCCGACCGCGCCCAGCGCGAGGGCGACATGGCCACTGCCAGTCGGCTGCTCTACGGCGAGATCCCGCAGATGGAGCAGCAGCTCGCCGACGCCCAGGCCGCCGAGGCGTCGGTCGCGGACGACCGCATGGTGCACGAGGAGGTCGGCTCCGACGACATCGCCGAGGTGGTGGCGTCGTGGACCGGCATCCCCACCGGGCGCCTGCTCGAGGGCGAGACCGCGAAGCTCCTGCACATGGAGGACGAGCTCGGCAAGCGGCTCATCGGCCAGCGCGACGCCGTGCGCGCCGTGTCCGACGCGGTGCGCCGGGCGCGGGCGGGCGTCTCCGACCCCGACCGTCCCACCGGCTCGTTCCTGTTCCTCGGCCCGACCGGCGTCGGCAAGACCGAGCTGGCCAAGTCGCTCGCGGACTTCCTGTTCGACGACGAGCGCGCGATCGTGCGCATCGACATGAGCGAGTACGGCGAGAAGCACTCCGTCGCCCGGCTCGTCGGTGCCCCTCCGGGCTACGTCGGCTACGACGAGGGCGGCCAGCTCACCGAGGCGGTGCGGCGCCGGCCCTACTCGGTGGTGCTGCTCGACGAGGTCGAGAAGGCCCACCCCGAGGTCTTCGACGTCCTGCTGCAGGTGCTCGATGACGGTCGGCTCACCGACGGCCAGGGCCGCACGGTGGACTTCCGCAACGTCATCCTGATCCTCACGTCGAACCTGGGCTCGTCGTTCCTGGTCGACCCGGCGCTCGACGACGCGGCCAAGCGCGACAAGGTCATGGACGTCGTGCGGATGTCCTTCAAGCCCGAGTTCCTCAACCGGCTCGACGAGGTCGTCATGTTCGACGCCCTCGGGGTGGAGGACCTGACGCACATCGTCGACCTCCAGCTGGCCTCGCTGGGCCAGCGCCTGGCGCCACGCCGGATCACGCTCGACGTGACCTCGGCGGCGAAGGAGTGGCTCGCCCTCACCGGCTGGGACCCCGCCTACGGTGCCCGGCCGCTGCGCCGGCTGGTGCAGCAGGCGATCGGCGACCGGCTCGCCCGCGAGCTGCTCGCGGGCGAGGTCCGCGACGGCGACACGGTCCTGGTCGACCGCGAGCCGGACGCCGACGAGCTGGTGGTGCGCCGCGCCTGA
- a CDS encoding GDSL-type esterase/lipase family protein: MTRRPWILTAAVAVAVSLLAAPHATADEAAPVETVPTPVTTPEPTAPATTPPPSDADPGAIQEGGEVTVPNPAAPSLRNPRVLVFGDSFSATRRYSAGGTRTRPKAWWAHVADAAGLPASEVMVSAEGGSGLLARGHGERLEACTGTTFGERLTDLATTDPDLVIVEVGRNDVHRCRAGVRVPATAAERRAAADAYFATLARLADRQGIPRSFVYVMTPWGSSGGAGKIATATQYEALAKARGFTWIALPSLVRSQTIDAIHPTAAGASTLAAWAMRGSDLTAAIRSRGTRHGAVPSHALAQCTGVSACRRAGVSTRRHDTVTRRIWGAAKGTPTHYVAHRLSTGGRRSAPVLTTTSPRSWRTAALKERAATQVAEARPGDIAWWLAAPSGAGSPSQGHLAVVESVASNNSYVVVTELTSRGTFRSVRYAGTSYPRAFLRFAGTDGSPRGVVTGLSAKRGSVAVRGRAVDTDAETKGVQIRVKVTQGRRTWTRTATRTKLGFFHRFSVPGLRKGAAVVKVTALDAPGTRGTTRTLRTSRVTVR, encoded by the coding sequence GTGACTCGACGCCCCTGGATCCTGACGGCCGCCGTCGCCGTCGCGGTGTCGTTGCTCGCAGCGCCTCACGCCACGGCCGACGAGGCGGCTCCGGTGGAGACCGTGCCCACCCCGGTCACCACGCCCGAGCCGACCGCTCCCGCGACGACTCCCCCGCCTTCGGACGCCGACCCCGGCGCCATCCAGGAGGGCGGTGAGGTCACGGTCCCGAACCCCGCCGCGCCGTCCCTCCGGAACCCGCGCGTCCTCGTGTTCGGCGACTCCTTCTCCGCCACGCGCCGCTACAGCGCCGGTGGCACGCGCACGCGCCCCAAGGCCTGGTGGGCGCACGTCGCCGACGCGGCGGGCCTGCCGGCATCGGAGGTCATGGTGAGCGCCGAGGGCGGCAGCGGCCTCCTCGCCCGCGGCCACGGCGAGCGGCTCGAGGCGTGCACCGGCACCACGTTCGGCGAGCGGCTGACCGACCTCGCCACCACGGACCCGGACCTCGTGATCGTCGAGGTCGGCCGCAACGACGTCCACCGCTGCCGCGCCGGCGTCCGCGTCCCGGCCACCGCGGCCGAGCGACGCGCCGCCGCCGACGCGTACTTCGCGACGCTCGCCCGGCTGGCCGACCGCCAGGGCATCCCCCGCTCCTTCGTCTACGTCATGACCCCGTGGGGCTCGTCGGGCGGCGCGGGGAAGATCGCCACGGCGACGCAGTACGAGGCGCTGGCCAAGGCGCGCGGCTTCACGTGGATCGCCCTCCCGTCGCTCGTCCGCAGCCAGACAATCGACGCGATCCACCCCACCGCCGCCGGCGCGAGCACGCTGGCCGCGTGGGCGATGCGGGGCTCCGACCTGACCGCTGCGATCCGCTCGCGGGGCACGCGGCACGGGGCCGTCCCGAGCCACGCGCTCGCCCAGTGCACCGGCGTCAGCGCCTGCCGTCGCGCCGGGGTCTCGACCCGGCGTCACGACACCGTCACGCGCCGGATCTGGGGCGCGGCGAAGGGCACTCCGACCCACTACGTCGCCCACCGCTTGAGCACGGGTGGCCGCCGGTCCGCGCCGGTGCTGACCACCACCTCGCCGCGGTCGTGGCGCACCGCAGCCCTGAAGGAGCGGGCCGCCACGCAGGTCGCGGAGGCCCGGCCGGGCGACATCGCCTGGTGGCTCGCCGCACCCAGCGGGGCCGGCTCGCCGTCGCAGGGCCACCTGGCCGTCGTCGAGAGCGTCGCGAGCAACAACTCCTACGTGGTCGTCACCGAGCTCACGAGCCGGGGCACCTTCCGCTCGGTCCGGTACGCCGGCACGTCGTACCCCCGCGCCTTCCTGCGCTTCGCCGGCACCGACGGCAGCCCGCGCGGCGTCGTCACCGGCCTGAGCGCCAAGCGCGGCTCCGTGGCCGTCCGCGGCCGCGCGGTGGACACCGACGCGGAGACCAAGGGCGTGCAGATCCGCGTCAAGGTCACGCAGGGCCGTCGCACGTGGACCCGCACGGCCACCCGCACGAAGCTCGGCTTCTTCCACCGCTTCTCGGTGCCGGGCCTGCGCAAGGGCGCCGCGGTCGTCAAGGTGACCGCCCTCGACGCGCCCGGCACGCGCGGCACCACCCGCACCCTGCGGACCAGCCGCGTCACCGTGCGCTGA
- a CDS encoding PTS sugar transporter subunit IIB: MKIVAVCGMGIGTSVLLKMNAEKALRALGKDADVEAADIGTAKGAARTAQIVLTSAELAPEIGDVPAEVIVIDNFMDVAEITAKLTPLV, translated from the coding sequence ATGAAGATCGTCGCCGTGTGCGGAATGGGCATCGGAACCTCGGTGCTGCTGAAGATGAACGCCGAGAAGGCCCTCCGTGCGCTCGGCAAGGACGCCGACGTCGAGGCCGCCGACATCGGCACCGCCAAGGGTGCCGCCCGCACCGCCCAGATCGTCCTGACCTCGGCCGAGCTCGCGCCGGAGATCGGCGACGTGCCGGCGGAGGTCATCGTCATCGACAACTTCATGGACGTCGCCGAGATCACGGCGAAGCTGACCCCCCTCGTCTGA
- a CDS encoding NAD(P)/FAD-dependent oxidoreductase: protein MSMVRASYRPHVVVVGGGFGGLALVRKLARADVDITLIDRHTYNTFQPLLYQVATASLNPGDITWFLRAVRAKQDNIRFLKGTVVSMDHEAKSVLLDGNITVTYDYLVLANGVTANYFGVPGAEEFAMPLYRRSQALALRDLIFANLENAAVNGQDQDLRVVVVGGGATGVETAGALAEMRNLDMPTTYPELDSKRIHISLVEMGEHVLAPFHPKLREYAKKELIKRGIDLRLKTAVKEVRRDGVLIENDGNQEFLSAGIVVWASGVAAHGVVKDWGLPQGRGGRIEVDEHQQVRGKPGVFAIGDISVNPDSPLPQLGQPAIQGGKHVAKVIKARVSGKDLPKPFKYFDKGTMATIGRAAAIAEVRGLPRLKGFPAWFIWVTVHVALLLGNRNRFATMTNLTLKYLLWRSHNAIVGETPYVIAHEPKIVSGSDIETVTPKKSARSARKSISKKAQVRKAVAQQTIDEIDEPRD, encoded by the coding sequence ATGTCCATGGTCCGAGCGTCCTATCGTCCACACGTCGTCGTCGTGGGAGGCGGATTCGGCGGACTGGCCCTGGTGCGCAAGCTCGCGCGAGCCGACGTCGACATCACCCTGATCGACCGGCACACCTACAACACGTTCCAGCCGCTGCTCTACCAGGTGGCCACGGCCAGCCTGAACCCCGGCGACATCACGTGGTTCCTGCGCGCCGTGCGTGCCAAGCAGGACAACATCCGCTTCCTCAAGGGCACCGTCGTCTCGATGGACCACGAGGCCAAGTCGGTGCTGCTCGACGGCAACATCACGGTCACGTACGACTACCTCGTGCTCGCGAACGGCGTCACGGCCAACTACTTCGGCGTCCCCGGTGCCGAGGAGTTCGCGATGCCGCTCTACCGCCGCTCGCAGGCGCTCGCCCTGCGCGACCTGATCTTCGCCAACCTCGAGAACGCCGCGGTCAACGGCCAGGACCAGGACCTGCGCGTCGTCGTGGTCGGCGGTGGCGCCACCGGCGTCGAGACCGCGGGCGCGCTCGCCGAGATGCGCAACCTCGACATGCCGACGACCTACCCCGAGCTGGACTCCAAGCGCATCCACATCTCGCTGGTGGAGATGGGTGAGCACGTGCTGGCGCCCTTCCACCCGAAGCTGCGCGAGTACGCCAAGAAGGAGCTCATCAAGCGCGGCATCGACCTGCGCCTGAAGACCGCCGTGAAGGAGGTCCGCCGCGACGGCGTGCTCATCGAGAACGACGGCAACCAGGAGTTCCTCAGCGCGGGCATCGTCGTGTGGGCCTCCGGTGTCGCCGCGCACGGCGTGGTGAAGGACTGGGGCCTGCCGCAGGGCCGTGGCGGCCGCATCGAGGTCGACGAGCACCAGCAGGTCCGCGGGAAGCCGGGCGTCTTCGCGATCGGCGACATCTCGGTCAACCCCGACTCGCCGCTGCCCCAGCTGGGCCAGCCCGCGATCCAGGGAGGCAAGCACGTCGCCAAGGTGATCAAGGCGCGCGTCTCGGGCAAGGACCTGCCCAAGCCCTTCAAGTACTTCGACAAGGGCACGATGGCCACGATCGGCCGTGCCGCCGCGATCGCCGAGGTCCGTGGCCTGCCGCGGCTCAAGGGCTTCCCGGCCTGGTTCATCTGGGTCACCGTCCACGTCGCGCTGCTGCTCGGCAACCGCAACCGCTTCGCCACCATGACGAACCTGACGCTGAAGTACCTGCTGTGGCGCAGCCACAACGCGATCGTCGGCGAGACGCCCTACGTGATCGCCCACGAGCCGAAGATCGTCTCCGGCAGCGACATCGAGACGGTGACGCCGAAGAAGTCGGCGCGGTCGGCCCGCAAGTCGATCTCGAAGAAGGCCCAGGTGCGCAAGGCCGTCGCGCAGCAGACGATCGACGAGATCGACGAGCCGCGCGACTGA
- a CDS encoding PTS ascorbate transporter subunit IIC, whose product MDWLVDVLDFIGQQILNVPAYLIGIITAVGLIALKRSSGQVIGGGLKAALGFLILGAGANVVIASLAPLGEIILDVTGAQGVIPTNEVITAMAAEQYGAQSAYVLTLGFLVMLALARFTPLRYIFLTGHHMVFMALMLTVVLSVGLDGKNDWLVVLVGAFLLGVIMVVMPALAQPWTRKITGDDTLAIGHFGTLGYIAAGASGQAVGKRSRSTEEIDFPQGLKFLRDSMVATALSMVLIYEVFVIWGLIASPESTKELLGAADAGAAVMAGFAQALQFGVGVAIILYGVRTVLGELVPAFQGIAEKVVPGAKPALDIPIVFPFGANAVLIGFLASFVGGLVTLALIAVWLEPAFGLALILPGMVPHFFTGGGAGVYGNATGGRKGAVVGGFVNGVLITILPALLLQVFGALGDINSTFGDADFGWFGTLLGTSFQAGSGVGIVLCVLIGVVLVVAASIYQVKVVDSGWTPGARRDEILAEEDAAAAAATKETPAKE is encoded by the coding sequence ATGGACTGGTTGGTCGACGTACTCGACTTCATCGGACAGCAGATCCTCAACGTGCCGGCGTACCTGATCGGCATCATCACGGCGGTCGGCCTCATCGCGCTCAAGCGCTCCAGCGGACAGGTGATCGGTGGCGGCCTCAAGGCGGCCCTCGGCTTCCTGATCCTCGGCGCCGGCGCGAACGTGGTCATCGCCTCGCTGGCCCCCCTCGGCGAGATCATCCTCGACGTCACCGGCGCCCAGGGCGTCATCCCGACGAACGAGGTCATCACCGCGATGGCCGCCGAGCAGTACGGCGCGCAGAGCGCTTACGTCCTGACGCTCGGCTTCCTCGTGATGCTGGCACTGGCCCGCTTCACGCCGCTGCGCTACATCTTCCTCACCGGTCACCACATGGTCTTCATGGCGCTCATGCTGACCGTGGTGCTCTCGGTGGGCCTCGACGGCAAGAACGACTGGCTGGTCGTCCTCGTCGGCGCGTTCCTGCTCGGCGTGATCATGGTGGTCATGCCGGCGCTCGCGCAGCCGTGGACCCGCAAGATCACCGGTGACGACACGCTGGCCATCGGCCACTTCGGCACGCTGGGCTACATCGCCGCCGGTGCCTCGGGTCAGGCCGTCGGCAAGAGGAGCCGCTCCACCGAGGAGATCGACTTCCCGCAGGGCCTGAAGTTCCTGCGCGACTCGATGGTCGCCACCGCGCTGTCGATGGTCCTCATCTACGAGGTCTTCGTCATCTGGGGCCTGATCGCCAGCCCCGAAAGCACCAAGGAGCTGCTCGGCGCCGCCGACGCGGGTGCCGCGGTCATGGCCGGCTTCGCCCAGGCGCTGCAGTTCGGCGTCGGCGTCGCGATCATCCTCTACGGCGTCCGTACCGTGCTGGGTGAGCTCGTCCCCGCCTTCCAGGGCATCGCCGAGAAGGTCGTCCCCGGTGCCAAGCCGGCGCTCGACATCCCGATCGTCTTCCCGTTCGGCGCCAACGCCGTGCTGATCGGCTTCCTGGCCTCGTTCGTGGGCGGTCTGGTGACGCTCGCGCTGATCGCCGTGTGGCTGGAGCCGGCCTTCGGCCTCGCGTTGATCCTGCCCGGCATGGTGCCGCACTTCTTCACCGGTGGCGGTGCCGGCGTCTACGGCAACGCCACGGGTGGACGCAAGGGCGCCGTCGTGGGCGGCTTCGTCAACGGCGTGCTCATCACGATCCTGCCGGCGCTGCTGCTGCAGGTCTTCGGCGCGCTCGGCGACATCAACTCCACCTTCGGCGACGCCGACTTCGGCTGGTTCGGCACGCTGCTCGGCACGAGCTTCCAGGCGGGCTCCGGCGTGGGGATCGTGCTGTGCGTCCTCATCGGCGTGGTGCTCGTGGTCGCGGCCTCGATCTACCAGGTCAAGGTCGTCGACTCCGGCTGGACGCCCGGCGCCCGACGCGACGAGATCCTCGCGGAGGAGGACGCCGCGGCCGCTGCCGCGACGAAGGAGACTCCCGCCAAGGAGTAG
- a CDS encoding PTS sugar transporter subunit IIA: MALNDELTKDAIAVRAQASDWRDAVRQAGALLTAVGVATDEYTDEMVQTVEKLGPYIVLAPGIALAHSRPSPAVQRAGLGWLQLAEPVEFGHEKNDPVWLVVALAALDHDGHLGLMSALAAVLGDTELLDRLREADSAERVLELLTPTTANEGPTS, from the coding sequence GTGGCACTCAACGACGAACTCACCAAGGATGCGATCGCGGTCCGTGCCCAGGCCTCGGACTGGCGCGACGCCGTCCGGCAGGCCGGTGCCCTGCTCACCGCGGTCGGCGTCGCCACCGACGAGTACACCGACGAGATGGTCCAGACGGTCGAGAAGCTCGGCCCCTACATCGTGCTGGCCCCCGGCATCGCTCTGGCCCACTCGCGCCCGTCGCCCGCCGTGCAGCGCGCCGGACTGGGCTGGCTGCAGCTGGCCGAGCCCGTCGAGTTCGGCCACGAGAAGAACGACCCGGTGTGGCTCGTCGTCGCCCTGGCCGCGCTGGACCACGACGGACATCTCGGTCTGATGTCCGCCCTCGCCGCCGTCCTCGGCGACACCGAACTGCTGGACCGGCTGCGCGAGGCGGACTCCGCCGAGCGTGTCCTCGAACTCCTGACCCCCACCACTGCCAACGAAGGGCCCACCTCATGA
- the menB gene encoding 1,4-dihydroxy-2-naphthoyl-CoA synthase, with the protein MTEWNAAGEWTDIRYETTADGIAKITICRPEVHNAFRPQTIREISRALTIARDDESVGVIVLTGEGEKAFCSGGDQRVRGDSGYKSDEGATGRFDVTDLHVQMRRTPKPIVAMVAGWAIGGGHVLHLVCDLTIAADNARFGQVGPKVGSFDGGYGASILSDLVGPKKAKEIWFLCRQYDANEAMSMGLVNTVVPLADLETETLRWCREMLQLSPWALRLSKLSFHAHEDGYAGIQQLAHDANLLFYGQAEAQEGRDAYKEKRTPDFSRFPRRP; encoded by the coding sequence ATGACTGAGTGGAACGCCGCGGGCGAGTGGACGGACATCCGGTACGAGACGACGGCCGACGGGATCGCCAAGATCACGATCTGTCGCCCCGAGGTCCACAACGCGTTCCGCCCGCAGACGATCCGCGAGATCTCGCGCGCCCTCACGATCGCGCGTGACGACGAGTCGGTCGGCGTGATCGTGCTGACCGGTGAGGGCGAGAAGGCCTTCTGCTCCGGCGGTGACCAGCGGGTACGCGGCGACTCCGGCTACAAGTCCGACGAAGGCGCCACCGGCCGCTTCGATGTCACCGACCTGCACGTGCAGATGCGCCGCACGCCCAAGCCGATCGTGGCGATGGTGGCCGGCTGGGCCATCGGCGGCGGCCACGTGCTGCACCTGGTCTGTGACCTGACGATCGCGGCCGACAACGCCCGCTTCGGACAGGTCGGGCCCAAGGTCGGCTCGTTCGACGGGGGCTACGGCGCGAGCATCCTGTCCGACCTCGTCGGCCCGAAGAAGGCCAAGGAGATCTGGTTCCTGTGCCGCCAGTACGACGCGAACGAGGCCATGAGTATGGGCTTGGTGAACACCGTCGTGCCGCTGGCCGACCTCGAGACCGAGACCCTGAGGTGGTGCCGCGAGATGCTGCAGCTGTCGCCGTGGGCGCTGCGCCTGTCGAAGCTCAGCTTCCACGCGCACGAGGACGGCTACGCGGGCATCCAGCAGCTCGCCCACGACGCCAACCTGCTGTTCTACGGGCAGGCCGAGGCGCAGGAGGGTCGCGACGCCTACAAGGAGAAGCGCACCCCGGACTTCAGCCGCTTCCCGCGCCGTCCCTGA
- a CDS encoding class I SAM-dependent methyltransferase — protein sequence MNALPEDLTRIADEVRGFLPDVEATALRAAAAQYATPGGVIVEIGTYCGKSTVHLGHVARESGATLVTIDHHRGSEEHQAGWEYHDASLVDPETGAFDTLPVLRRTLWAAKLEDVVVPMVGRSSTISSWWRTPADLVFIDGGHTEEAAQADYAGWSPWVRPGGALAIHDVFPDPNDGGQAPFHIYERALADGFVEVGHTESLRVLQRPA from the coding sequence GTGAACGCGCTCCCCGAGGACCTGACCCGCATCGCCGACGAGGTCCGTGGCTTCCTCCCCGACGTCGAGGCGACGGCCCTGCGCGCCGCGGCTGCGCAGTACGCCACCCCCGGGGGAGTCATCGTCGAGATCGGCACCTACTGCGGCAAGTCCACGGTGCATCTGGGCCACGTCGCCCGCGAGTCCGGAGCGACGCTCGTGACGATCGACCACCACCGCGGCTCCGAGGAGCACCAGGCCGGCTGGGAGTACCACGACGCCTCGCTGGTCGACCCCGAGACCGGTGCGTTCGACACCCTCCCCGTCCTGCGCCGCACCCTGTGGGCCGCGAAGCTCGAGGACGTCGTCGTGCCGATGGTCGGCCGCTCCTCGACGATCTCGTCGTGGTGGCGCACGCCCGCCGACCTCGTCTTCATCGACGGCGGCCACACCGAGGAGGCCGCGCAGGCCGACTACGCGGGCTGGTCGCCGTGGGTGCGTCCGGGCGGCGCCCTGGCGATCCACGACGTGTTCCCCGACCCGAACGACGGCGGACAGGCGCCCTTCCACATCTACGAGCGCGCGCTGGCCGACGGCTTCGTCGAGGTCGGTCACACCGAGAGCCTCCGCGTCCTGCAGCGACCCGCCTGA
- a CDS encoding helical backbone metal receptor, giving the protein MHDDLGFDLPPLGAARRVVSLVPSLTEAIAATRPEALVGATDWCTHPAGLEVARVRGTKNPDRTAIEALSPDLVIANKEENRELDVTRLRAAGVRVWVTDITTLDEAFASLRRLFATALDWDVPAWLDEAERAWSEPAAPDGRRVAVAVWRDPWMVVGRDTFTGDLLRRLGLVHAFAEASDRYPHVEVGDLDSADLDLVLLPDEPYVFTSTDGPEAFRAVPTALCSGRALTWYGPSLLTARDELAAALA; this is encoded by the coding sequence ATGCACGATGACCTCGGCTTCGACCTCCCGCCGCTCGGCGCTGCCCGGCGCGTGGTCAGCCTCGTTCCGTCCCTCACCGAGGCGATCGCCGCCACGCGACCCGAGGCACTCGTCGGCGCCACCGACTGGTGCACCCACCCGGCCGGGCTCGAGGTCGCCCGCGTGCGCGGGACGAAGAACCCCGACCGCACGGCGATCGAGGCGCTCTCCCCCGACCTCGTGATCGCGAACAAGGAGGAGAACCGCGAGCTCGACGTCACCCGCCTGCGCGCGGCGGGCGTGCGGGTGTGGGTCACCGACATCACCACGCTCGACGAGGCGTTCGCCAGCCTGCGTCGCCTGTTCGCCACGGCGCTCGACTGGGACGTCCCCGCGTGGCTCGACGAGGCCGAGCGGGCGTGGAGCGAGCCGGCCGCCCCCGACGGCCGCCGCGTCGCCGTGGCGGTCTGGCGCGATCCGTGGATGGTGGTCGGCCGCGACACGTTCACCGGCGACCTGCTGCGGCGGCTCGGGCTCGTGCACGCGTTCGCCGAGGCGTCGGACCGGTATCCCCACGTGGAGGTGGGCGACCTGGACTCCGCCGACCTGGACCTCGTCCTGCTGCCGGACGAGCCCTACGTGTTCACGAGCACCGACGGGCCCGAGGCGTTCCGGGCGGTGCCCACCGCGCTGTGCAGCGGCCGGGCGCTCACCTGGTACGGGCCGTCGCTGCTGACCGCGCGCGACGAGCTGGCCGCCGCGCTGGCCTGA